The Flavobacterium sp. HJ-32-4 genome contains a region encoding:
- a CDS encoding CocE/NonD family hydrolase, translating to MKKLLVIALLSASLLRAQENSDSYVADHYAKREVHIRMRDGAELYTVIYSPKDLSVKYPMVMQRTPYDCSPYGPNQFPKSIGPDATMMKEGYIIVYQDVRGRYMSDGTYDNMRAYIPNKKSKSQVDEASDTYDTIDWLVKNVPNNNGNVGIWGISYPGFYASYSLIDSHPALKAVSPQACISDFFFDDFHHNGAYLLSYWKVTPLFGPQKKERTTADWFSFPKVPSKDDYQFFLDIGPLKNLDTYLQPDDEFWAQLKTHVNYDDFWQKRGLLQHLRNTKPAVMFVGGWFDAEDLYGPLNSYRTVEKYSKTYNTLVMGPWSHGDWARNNPEQIIGNINFGQDISKFFQENIEAKFFRHFLKEGGKGPSGLPEAYVFDTGRKEWKTFDSWPPQATQKEKYFLDGGSLSRETPVVFTTMEFVSDPNRPVPSTEDIQQKGLTPRKYMTDDQRFAARRPDVLVFDMPVLEEDVTLAGDILAKLQVATTGTDADWIVKLIDVFPADEPETKEVAPYLRMSNYHMMVRSEVMRGRFRDSFSNPKPFVPNQTTEVDVKLQDVFHTFKKGHRIQIQIQSTWFPLIDRNPQTYVENIFYAEPEAFKKQLHRLFGNSTIEFTVLK from the coding sequence TTGTTATCGCCCTTTTATCGGCTTCGTTGCTGAGGGCACAGGAAAACAGCGATTCTTACGTCGCGGATCATTATGCAAAGCGAGAAGTCCACATCCGGATGCGCGACGGGGCCGAACTCTACACCGTCATCTATTCGCCCAAAGACCTGTCGGTGAAATACCCGATGGTCATGCAACGCACGCCATACGACTGTTCGCCTTATGGTCCGAATCAGTTCCCGAAAAGCATCGGGCCGGATGCGACTATGATGAAGGAAGGGTATATTATAGTGTACCAGGACGTCCGCGGTCGCTACATGAGCGATGGTACGTACGATAACATGCGCGCCTACATCCCCAATAAAAAGAGTAAATCGCAGGTAGATGAGGCATCGGACACCTACGACACCATCGACTGGCTCGTCAAAAACGTACCGAATAACAACGGTAATGTCGGTATTTGGGGCATTTCCTATCCGGGTTTCTATGCTTCGTATTCGCTGATTGACAGCCATCCGGCGTTGAAAGCCGTCTCACCACAGGCCTGTATTTCAGACTTCTTCTTTGACGACTTCCACCACAACGGCGCCTATTTGTTGAGTTATTGGAAAGTCACCCCGCTGTTTGGTCCGCAGAAAAAAGAACGGACAACCGCCGATTGGTTTTCTTTCCCTAAAGTGCCTTCCAAAGACGACTACCAGTTTTTTCTCGACATTGGCCCGCTTAAAAACCTCGATACCTACCTGCAACCCGACGACGAGTTTTGGGCGCAGTTGAAGACGCATGTAAACTACGACGACTTCTGGCAGAAACGCGGCCTGTTGCAGCACCTGCGAAACACGAAGCCGGCGGTCATGTTTGTCGGCGGATGGTTTGATGCCGAGGATTTATACGGCCCCCTCAACAGCTACAGAACGGTTGAAAAGTACAGTAAGACCTATAATACATTAGTGATGGGGCCGTGGAGCCATGGTGACTGGGCACGAAACAACCCCGAGCAGATTATCGGCAATATCAATTTCGGCCAGGACATTTCGAAGTTTTTCCAGGAGAATATCGAAGCGAAGTTCTTCCGCCACTTTCTAAAGGAAGGCGGGAAAGGCCCCAGTGGTTTGCCGGAAGCCTATGTGTTTGACACCGGTCGCAAAGAGTGGAAGACCTTTGACAGTTGGCCGCCACAGGCTACACAGAAGGAAAAGTATTTTCTCGACGGCGGGTCGCTGTCGCGGGAAACGCCCGTTGTGTTTACCACGATGGAATTCGTGTCCGACCCTAACCGCCCGGTTCCGTCTACTGAAGACATCCAGCAAAAAGGACTCACGCCGCGTAAATACATGACCGATGACCAGCGTTTCGCCGCGCGTCGTCCGGATGTATTGGTGTTCGATATGCCCGTACTAGAGGAAGATGTGACGTTGGCCGGCGACATCCTTGCCAAACTGCAGGTCGCCACTACTGGCACCGATGCTGACTGGATCGTCAAACTCATCGACGTGTTCCCCGCTGACGAGCCCGAAACAAAAGAAGTGGCGCCGTACTTACGTATGAGCAATTACCACATGATGGTGCGGAGTGAAGTGATGCGCGGCCGCTTCCGTGACAGCTTCTCCAATCCGAAGCCCTTCGTGCCCAACCAAACTACAGAAGTCGATGTCAAATTGCAGGACGTCTTCCATACCTTCAAAAAGGGCCATCGTATACAGATACAGATACAAAGTACGTGGTTCCCGTTGATCGACCGCAATCCGCAGACCTACGTCGAAAACATCTTTTATGCCGAACCGGAAGCGTTTAAAAAACAGTTGCACCGCCTGTTCGGAAATTCGACGATCGAGTTTACGGTATTGAAATAA
- a CDS encoding helix-turn-helix transcriptional regulator: MKNNLKVLRAMADISQGDLAEKIGVSRQTINAMEKGKYVPSTVLALKLARFFGKSVETIFELDETDG; this comes from the coding sequence ATGAAGAATAACCTCAAAGTGTTACGGGCCATGGCCGACATCTCGCAGGGCGACCTTGCGGAGAAAATCGGGGTAAGCCGACAAACCATCAATGCGATGGAGAAAGGCAAATACGTGCCGTCGACCGTGCTGGCCTTAAAGCTGGCGCGGTTCTTCGGGAAGTCGGTAGAAACAATCTTCGAACTCGACGAAACCGATGGGTAG